The DNA window GCTGGGCTGGCCGGCCAATGCCGATGGCACGGTTCCGGAGTTTCCGCGCGATACCAGCGACGGACTTGAGCCGGTCCAGATCAACGTCAATCAGCTGACGGGCGAGCCGACGACCAGCATCGATCTTGGCGTGAACCTGCCCGCGACGGACACCGAAGCGGGTGCCCCGGGCGACCCGCAACAATTGTCGATTGAATACTTCGACAATCTGGGCAAATCCGAAAACATCCTGATCGAATTCACGCCAACCGTCCCGGCCACGGCGTCGTCCAACGAATGGACGATGGTCCTTACCGACTCGGCGCAAGGAGGCGCGGTGATCGGCGAATACACCCTGAGCTTCGATGACGCGCGCGCCTCAGGCGGCACGCTGCTTGGCGTGACCGACACTTCGGGCGGCGCGTACGATCCCGGCACGGGTTCGATCATTGTCAACGTGGCCGGCGGCCCGATGGAGATCAATATCGGGCAGTTGGGGGCCAATGACGGTCTGACGCAACTGTCCGACAGTTTCGCACCGCTTTCGATCAACAAGGATGGCTCGCCGGTGGGCAACATGATCTCGGCCGAGGTGGATGAAAATGGCTTTGTGCATGCCTCATTCGACACGGGTATCACGCGGGTTATCTACCAGGTGCCGTTGGTCGACCTGCCCAACCCCAACGGCATGGTCGCCATGGACCAACAGACCTATCTTCCCTCGCCCGAAAGCGGCTCGTTCTTCCTGTGGAACGCTGGGGATGGCCCGACAGGTGACGTCGTCGCCTTTGCCCGCGAGGAATCCGCGACTGACGTTGCAGGTGAGCTGACGGACATGATCCAGACGCAGCGGGCTTATTCCTCCAACGCCAAGGTCATTCAGACCGTTGACGAGATGTTGCAGGAAACAACCAATATCAAGCGCTGATCCGGCGCTTGAAATCTTACCCTAGCACCGAGGTGCCGCGATGAGTATTTCCACGGCTTTGTCCAACGCCCTGACGGGACTGACCGCAAGTTCCCGCGCGGCCGGGGTGGTCTCGACCAACCTGGCAAACATCCTGACCGATGGCTACGCGCCGCGCAGCATTGAGTTGACGGCACAGGGCGATGGTCGCGGCGGCGGTGTGTCGGTTGTCGCTGTCACGCGGAATGTCGATGCGGGCCTTCTGAGTGAACGGCGGCTTGCCGACAGCGCCTTGGGCTACAACGACGCGATGGCCGGGTTTCTCGCGCGGTTCGAAAGCGAGGTGGGCTTGCCAGACGAGCCATCGTCTCTGACCGCGCGGATTGCCGCCTTCGCGGCCAGCCTGGCAAGCGCTGCGTCCAAGCCGGAAGAAGAGGCGCGTCTCAGCGAAGTCGCGTTGCGCGGCGCCGAACTGGCCGGAAAACTGAACGCGATTTCGGGCCGTATCGAGGCCGAGCGCACCGCCGCCGACGGTCAGATCAATCAGGCGGTGGACCGGGTGAACACGCTCTTGTCGCAGGTTCAGACCCTGAATGCGCATATCGTGAACGCCAAAAACTTCGGTCACCCGTCTGCGTCTTTCGAAGATCAGCGGCAGCAGGTTATCGATGAATTGTCGGACTACGTGCCGGTCCGGTCCGCCGATCGCGGCAATGGTGGCTTGGCACTTTACACGCCCGGCGGTGCTGTCCTGATCGACGGTCGGCCTGCCGAGCTTTCCTTCTCGCCCTCGAATGTGGTTGCGGCGCATATGACCGAGGCTAACGGTCTTTTGTCCGGGCTTCAGATCAATGGCGTACAGATCGCGTCCTCCGGCGAGAACAGTCCGATCAAGGGCGGGCGCCTCGCCGGATTGTTCGAGATACGCGACAGCCTCGCCGTGGACGCGCAGACGCAGGTGGATGCCACGGCGCGCAACCTGATCGAGCGCTTTCAGGACGCTGGCCTTGATGCGACTCGGGCGCCAGGTGACCCCGGCCTTTTCACGGATAACGGCAACAGTTTCGCCGCAGCTGGCGAGATCGGCATTGCCGGCAGGATCGTGCTGAACTCCGCGGTCGATATTCGCCAGGGCGGCGCGGCATGGCGATTGCGCGATGGTCTCGGGGCAACCGCTCCCGGTGCCCCCGGCAATGCGGGCCTGCTCATCGATCTCTCTGCGGCGATCAGCGCGACGAATGCGATGGCGTCGGGCGATCTTGGGGCGACGGCGCGCTCATTCTCGGGGCACGCAACCAGCTTCGTGTCCCGCTTGGGACAGCAGGCCATCACCGTAGATCAGTCGATGAGTTTCGCGGCATCTCGCCGGGCGGGCCTGAAGGATATCGAACTCCAGAACGGCGTGGACTCGGATGAACAAATGCAACGGCTCTTGCTAATTGAGCAGGCCTACAGTGCAAATGCCCGCATGATCCAGACTGCCGACGACATGATACAAACCCTGCTGAGGATCTGACCATGAATGCGCTTTCCCTGGGCGATCTGGCCCACACGTTTCTGTTGCGGCGTCAAAGCGCCCAGATCAAGCAGGACTTGACACGCCTGTCCGAAGAACTTGCCAGTGGGCGAACGACGGACACGCGCCGGCATCTCAACGGGCATTTCACTGCGCTTGCCGACTTCGAGCGTGAACTGCGTCTGCTTGACCGGTATGACAACACCGCCGCAGAGGTGGGCGCGCAATCGGCCGCTATGCAAGCTGCGATGAACACGGTCCAGGACCGTGCGGGCGCGCTTGCCGAGACCATGGCGCTGGCCTCGGCCGCAGCCTCGCCTGGCGACACGCGCACGGTTGCGACCCAGGCGCAAAGCGAGCTTGAAACCATCGTCGCCGCGCTCAACACGCGCGTGGCGGGGCGTGCAGTGTTTTCAGGGGTCGCGGTTGCGACCGCACCGCTTGTCGATGCCGATACGCTTCTGGCAGACCTGAGAAGCGCCGTGTCGGGGGCGACGACAGCCGCGGATGTGATGGCGGCGGCCGACACCTTCTTCGATGCGCCGGGCGGCGTGTTTGAGACCTCTATCTACCAAGGAGGCACAATCGATCTGAGCCCGTTCAACCTCGGATCAGGGGAAAGTGTGACGCTGTCGTTGCGCGCAGATGATGCCGCGGTGCGGACCGTGCTGAAAAATGTCGCCGTGGCCGCGCTTTCAGACGATCCAAGCATCACGCTGAATGCCGGCGAAGCGAAAGAGCTCTTGCAGACGCTGAGTGTCGGTGCGCTTTCGGGGCAGGACAGCGTAACGCGTCTGCGCGCAAACCTTGGTTTCGCCGAGGAGCGGATTGAGATGGCATCGGTCCGCATCACTTCCGAATTGACCAGCCTGGAGGTCGCTCGAAATGCATTGCTGGAGGTCGATCCCTACCAGACAGCGACTCAGCTCGAAGCTGTTCAGACACAACTTGAAACGCTCTACACGATAACCGCGCGGTCTTCGCGCCTCAGCCTGGTGAATTTCCTTTCATGACATTTCTTCCGCGCGCGTTCCTGTCTGCGATCCTCTCGATGATTCTCGCAACATTGCCGGTTTCGGCCAGCCCGATCCGTATCAAGGACCTCGTGGAATTCGATGGCGTCCGCGGCAACGACCTGGTGGGCTATGGCCTCGTGGTTGGTCTGAACGGCACCGGGGATGGTCTGCGCAATGCGCCATTCACCGAAGAGATCATGTCCAACATCCTGGAGCGCCTGGGGGTCAACGTCACCGGCGAACAGTTTCGACCCAAGAACGTGGCCGCGGTTTTCGTGACGGCCACCATACCGCCCTTCGCGCGCGCCGGCGGCCAGATAGATGTCACGGTTTCTGCGATCGGTGATGCCGGCAGCTTGCTTGGCGGCACGCTGGTCATGACGCCGCTTAACGCCGCAGATGGCCAGATCTATGCGGTGGCCCAAGGGACCATCATCGCCGGAGGAGCCGCGGCCCAGGGCGAGGCCGGCGGCGTGGTTCAGGGGGTGCCGACGGCCGGGGTCATACCGGCCGGGGCCCGGGTGGAACGAGAGATCGATTTCGACCTTTCGTCGCTGGACAGTATGCGCCTTGCGCTGCGCGAGCCCGACTTTACGACGGCGAACCGTATCGAACGTGCGATTAATGCCAGTTTTGGCCGCGCTGTCGCTGTGATGATGGACTCGGGCACAGTGCGCCTCGATATTGGCCGGACCGGCACGCCAAGCCCGGCTCATGCGCTGAGCCAGATCGAAAACATCCTTGTACAGCCCGAACGCAAAGCGCGGGTCGTCGTGGATCAGAGGTCCGGCACGATCGTGATGGGCGAAGACGTTCGTATCTCGCGCGTGGCGGTGTCGCAGGGCAACCTGACACTCAGGGTCGAGGAGACACCGCTTGCCGTTCAGCCGAATCCGTTCGCGGAAGGCGAGACGGTGATCGTTCCCCGAACGAACGCCGAGATCGAGGAAGAGCCCGGTATCGGCCTTGCCGAAGTGCCGGACGGTACATCTCTGTCGGAAGTCATCGCCGGGTTGAACGCCCTAGGGGTTGCGCCGCGGGACATGATCGACATCCTCAAGAGCATCAAGGCTGCGGGTGCGCTTCATGCGGAATTCGTTGTTCGGTGAAATAGCGCGCAGCGGTTGCGCAGGCCGCTGACCGTTCCCCTGACCACGTCTCGGTCGCCCTATTTCAAACGCTGGAAGTATTGTCTGAACAGGTCCCGGAAAAGGCCAGCGTTCGTGCCCGGAGCCTCGTTGTACTGACCAAGGCAACCGGATCTTCGGGTCCTGGCACCGACAGGCAGGTCGGGTTGGCGGACAGGCACGCCGGCCCTAAGGCGTTTCGCGATGAACCTGGATCATAGCCTGCCCGTGAAACGCGCTGCAACATCCTGGCGCAGCAGGTGTTTTGCGCTGAGCTCTTGGCTCAGATTAAAGGCACAACACTATGTTTCATGGACTTCGATGTCGCCGGGTCGCATTTTTCCCAGCGGTCAGAAGTAACCGCGTACCAGCCCGTCTGCCACCAGTGTCCATCCATCGGCAATCACGAAGAAAGCCAGTTTGAAAGGAAGGGATACAATGGCCGGCGGGACCATCATCATGCCCATCGACATCAGGACGGCGGCGACAACCAAGTCAATTATCAGGAATGGCAGGAAGAGCAGGAACCCGATCTGGAACGCTCGGGCGATCTCGGAGAGCATGAAGCTTGGCACAAGGATTGACAGCGGCGCACCGGGCGCTGGTGCCGTTCCGGCCGCGTCAGGCCGAAGTGCAGCCATCGCGCTAAACGTGTCACCGTCGACACGGCCTGCCATGAAATTGCGGAACGGCTCCAACACGCGCGCGACAGCTTCCTCGATCTCGATGCGCTCGCCGAGAAGCGGTTCGATTCCCGCAGTCCAAGCCTCGGTAAATACCGGTTCCATGACGAAATAGGTAAGGAACAAAGCAAGGCTGACGATCAGCATGTTGGGGGGCGATTGTTGCAGGCCGATCCCCTGCCTCAGGATCGAAAGCACCGTTACGATGAAAGGGAAACAGGTGATCATGATCGCGAGACCCGGCGCAAGGCTGAGGACCGTGATCAACAGGATCAGTTGGATCGTGCGCGCCGAGAGCGACCCGTCATCGCCCAGCGAGATCGAGATTTCCTGCGCTGCAGCGGGACCGGCGAGCATCAAAAGGCCGCCGATGAGGCAACCCAAAAGGCCTGCGTGTACCGTCATCCCAGCCCGTCTTGCAGATCGGCTACCTCGGTCAGCCGGACGGCCAATTGGCCTTGTTGCTCACCTTCCAGCTCTTCCAGTTCGCCTCTGGCGATAAGCCGCTCCCCGACATAGAGTTCAACCGCGTCGTCGACGCGCTTGTCCAGCGGCAGCACCGCGTTTCTGCCCATCTTCAGCAGATCGCGGATCAGCGGGCGTGCCTTGCCGACGGAGATTGTGATCTCGATCGGAACAGAAGAAAACGGGCTGCGCAGTTCGCCGGGAGTGGTCTCCTGCGGGTCGGGTTGATCGGTCATCAAGCGGATTTCCTTTGTTCTTCGGCAAGGGCGGTGGTGAAATAGGCGTCAATCGCGGTGGCTATCCTGGCGATGGTGTCATGCAGATCGATTTCCTGCTCGGCGCCGTCTTCGAAGCGGACCTGCACCTGGTCCGGCGAGAGTGTTGCGTCTTCCTCGACGGATACCGAGACTTGGCCTTCGCCCAGATCGGCAACATCGAGCGCGGCGCTCTGACCCGGAGCGACGCATACAAGAACGGTGCGTCTTCCGTGGACCGCGACCTGTTGCATGATGATCTCGCTGAGGCGTGGCGAGAGGGTTTCGCGCGCCACCGCCGGCAGTACGGTCTCCACGATCTGCATGATCAAGGGACGCACGCCTTCCAGAATGGTGCGAAACGCCTCCTTCTGCGTGAAATCAATGTCTTCAACGGCGCGGGCGAATTCTGCAGATACGTGGCCAGCCTGTCCTTCTTGGGCTTTGACCGAGTCGTCCCACCCGGCTTGGTATCCTTTCTCGAACGCCTCGAGACGCTCTTCCTCGAGCAGGACATCCGTCATTTCGATCGTGTCGCCGCTGCTCAATGTTCCGAAATCTTCCAGAAGGTGGGAAACGGACATCAGGCGCGCTCCTCCTCGCCCTCGAGCCAGCTGCGCAGGATCTCGACTGTTTCGTCTTGCCGCTCACTGATCATGGCGCGTAGCCTTTCGACAGGGTCCTGATCATCGGAATCGAGGGATGGGAGCCCCATGCCACCACCGCCCGACAGCATCGGCAATTCGCCTGGTCGGTCTGCATCGTCCTGTATCTCGCCGGTCAGAGCGGCTTGGGAGGTTTCAAAATCGCCGATGTTATCCGAATAACCGGAATTCTCGGAACCGGCCGGAGCGGCAAGCTGCGCGGCACCATCGGGCTGACGCGCCAGAACGGGGCGCACGACGAATAGACCAAGAATAAGCGCGACAATGGCTAGAACCGCTGCCTTGATGAGGGACATAGCATCGAAAGCGAAGTTCGAAAGAAATGAGCTTTGCGGTCCTGTTCCCAGTGGTTCGGGCAGCTCGAATTGCATCGTCTTGAGAGTGATTTCATCTCCACGCGCTTCGTCAAAGCCGACGGCGGAAGCGACGAGTTCACGAAGATCGGCAAGCTCTTCCTCCGAGCGCGGTTCAAACACTTCTTCCCCGTTGGCATCCGTCGTCGTGGTGCCATTGACCAGCACCGCGACGGTCAGACGCTTGACTGCGCCCGGCACCATCGTGATTTGCCGTTCGGTTTCGGAAACTTCGTAATTGATTCTTTCGCGTGTCTCGCTCACCTGGCTGGACGAGGAATCGCCGGCCGCACCGTCACCATCGGGCAGGTTTGATGCCACCGTGACGTCACCGCCGCCCTGATCGGTTGACTGATTCGCGACCTCCTCGGTATCGGTGCTGATCGCGACGCGGCTGCCCGGGTCGATCACACGCTCACGGACAGACTCGGTCTGCGTCACGGTATCGACGCTGACCTCGACCACCGCATTGCCCGGACCGACACGTGCTTCCAGAAGTCGCGTCACCCGTTGCCGGATCGCATCGGTGCGGTCGTCTGCAGCGTTGGTCGGCGTTTCTTCGGCCATGCCTAGAAGACCGCCTTCGCTGTCGATGATCGAGACATCCTCGGGCGTCAGGCCCGGCACGGCGGAAGCGACAAGAAACTTCAAGCCCTTGGCGTGCTTGGCTGAAAGGCCACCCGATGCAGTGCTGATCGAGACGGATGCGGAGGGTTGAACGTCGCGCTGAAACGGGTTGTTCCCGGTCTTGGCGATATGCACCCGGGCCGAGCTTATGGACGGGTGGGTCAGGATCGTACGGGCAAGCTCGCCCTCTTTGGCGCGCCAGTATGCGGCATCGAACATCTGCGATGTCGTACCAAAGCCTGACAGACCATCGAGCAGTTCATATCCTCGAGACGAGTTCGCCGGAAGTCCCTCGCTGGCCAAGGTCATGCGCAGTTCATCACGCCGCGCGGAATCTACAAATATCGACCCGCCGCGCACGTCATACGCGACGCCGCGCTGTTCGAGAGCACGCACGACCTCTCCGGCCGGGCCGCTTTCGAGACCGGCGTAGATCAGCGAAAGACTGGGTGCCGAGGCCATACGGGCAAGTGACAGAACGGCGGCAAACATCGCGACCGTTGCAAGTGTCACGATCACGCGTCGCCGAGCATTCATACCCGACCAGATATCGATGAGCTGCTGCAAGTTCTTCGCCTCCAGGATTGCGGCGTTCTGCCGTTCGCTGCGGTCCTGTTTCGCTCATCAGGCTTAACAATCGGTTAGTTCCTCTCGGGCTATGGTGCAGAAAATCGAAATCGAGGGATCAATTGATGAACGATACCGAAGATCAGGTCGACGAGCCTCCTAAGAAGAAGTCGAAACTACCTTTGATTCTTGGGCTTGTCCTGGCTCTCGCCGGCGGTGGCGGTGGATTTTACGCCGTCTCGTCCGGTCTGATTCTCGGCGGAGGATCAACCGAAGATCACACGCATGAACAAGAGGACCTTGAGGTTAAGGACATGCCCGATGTGGCTTTCGTTCCGATCGAGCCGCTGGTCATTTCGATCGGCGGGACCGATGTCAGCCATCTGCGCTTTCGAGCGCAGCTGGAAGTCCGGTCGACCTATCGCGAGGAAGTCGAGAAGCTGATGCCGCGCGTGGTGGATGTGCTCAATTCCTACTTGCGGGCCGTCGCCGTTGAAGATCTGAGCAACAACTCGGCCTTGGTGCGGCTGCGCGCTCAGATGCTGAGACGCGTGCAGGTGGTCACCGGCGGTGACCGGGTAAATGACCTGCTGATCATGGAATTCGTACTGAACTGAGGGATCAAATGATCGAGATGATTGCAGATGTGCTGTTGGTCGCCGGCGCGATCGGTGCCGGATTTTATTGTTATGTTCTGGCGCGCCGGCTTAGCCGGTTCAACGATCTTGAGAACGGGATTGGCGGTGCGGTAGCAGTGTTGTCCGCACAGGTTGACGACCTGACCAAGACGCTGGAGGCCGCACAGCAGACTGCCTCGGCGTCGACCATGTCGCTGGATGGTCTGACTGACCGCGCCGAAACAGTGGCCAAGCGGCTCGAACTTCTGGTCGCGTCCATGCACGACGTGTCTGATACGCCGCCGCCCCAATCTGGCGAGGCCGAGAAAGGGGATGCGCCCGCGTCTCCCCTTGGCCCGATGTTCAAACGACACGGAAATGGATGAATGGGAAAGTCGG is part of the Roseovarius sp. THAF9 genome and encodes:
- a CDS encoding flagellar hook protein FlgE, which encodes MTISSSLNAGVAGLSSNATRLAAISDNIANSATYGYKRVEADFQSMVISSNGGSYSAGGVRSSTQRLIDERGSLVSTSNPTDLAVRGRGMLPVALASQVDVGNGSSQMLLTTTGSFRTDAEGRLVTESGLVLLGWPANADGTVPEFPRDTSDGLEPVQINVNQLTGEPTTSIDLGVNLPATDTEAGAPGDPQQLSIEYFDNLGKSENILIEFTPTVPATASSNEWTMVLTDSAQGGAVIGEYTLSFDDARASGGTLLGVTDTSGGAYDPGTGSIIVNVAGGPMEINIGQLGANDGLTQLSDSFAPLSINKDGSPVGNMISAEVDENGFVHASFDTGITRVIYQVPLVDLPNPNGMVAMDQQTYLPSPESGSFFLWNAGDGPTGDVVAFAREESATDVAGELTDMIQTQRAYSSNAKVIQTVDEMLQETTNIKR
- the flgK gene encoding flagellar hook-associated protein FlgK, with amino-acid sequence MSISTALSNALTGLTASSRAAGVVSTNLANILTDGYAPRSIELTAQGDGRGGGVSVVAVTRNVDAGLLSERRLADSALGYNDAMAGFLARFESEVGLPDEPSSLTARIAAFAASLASAASKPEEEARLSEVALRGAELAGKLNAISGRIEAERTAADGQINQAVDRVNTLLSQVQTLNAHIVNAKNFGHPSASFEDQRQQVIDELSDYVPVRSADRGNGGLALYTPGGAVLIDGRPAELSFSPSNVVAAHMTEANGLLSGLQINGVQIASSGENSPIKGGRLAGLFEIRDSLAVDAQTQVDATARNLIERFQDAGLDATRAPGDPGLFTDNGNSFAAAGEIGIAGRIVLNSAVDIRQGGAAWRLRDGLGATAPGAPGNAGLLIDLSAAISATNAMASGDLGATARSFSGHATSFVSRLGQQAITVDQSMSFAASRRAGLKDIELQNGVDSDEQMQRLLLIEQAYSANARMIQTADDMIQTLLRI
- a CDS encoding flagellin, which gives rise to MNALSLGDLAHTFLLRRQSAQIKQDLTRLSEELASGRTTDTRRHLNGHFTALADFERELRLLDRYDNTAAEVGAQSAAMQAAMNTVQDRAGALAETMALASAAASPGDTRTVATQAQSELETIVAALNTRVAGRAVFSGVAVATAPLVDADTLLADLRSAVSGATTAADVMAAADTFFDAPGGVFETSIYQGGTIDLSPFNLGSGESVTLSLRADDAAVRTVLKNVAVAALSDDPSITLNAGEAKELLQTLSVGALSGQDSVTRLRANLGFAEERIEMASVRITSELTSLEVARNALLEVDPYQTATQLEAVQTQLETLYTITARSSRLSLVNFLS
- a CDS encoding flagellar basal body P-ring protein FlgI; amino-acid sequence: MILATLPVSASPIRIKDLVEFDGVRGNDLVGYGLVVGLNGTGDGLRNAPFTEEIMSNILERLGVNVTGEQFRPKNVAAVFVTATIPPFARAGGQIDVTVSAIGDAGSLLGGTLVMTPLNAADGQIYAVAQGTIIAGGAAAQGEAGGVVQGVPTAGVIPAGARVEREIDFDLSSLDSMRLALREPDFTTANRIERAINASFGRAVAVMMDSGTVRLDIGRTGTPSPAHALSQIENILVQPERKARVVVDQRSGTIVMGEDVRISRVAVSQGNLTLRVEETPLAVQPNPFAEGETVIVPRTNAEIEEEPGIGLAEVPDGTSLSEVIAGLNALGVAPRDMIDILKSIKAAGALHAEFVVR
- the fliP gene encoding flagellar type III secretion system pore protein FliP (The bacterial flagellar biogenesis protein FliP forms a type III secretion system (T3SS)-type pore required for flagellar assembly.), producing the protein MLAGPAAAQEISISLGDDGSLSARTIQLILLITVLSLAPGLAIMITCFPFIVTVLSILRQGIGLQQSPPNMLIVSLALFLTYFVMEPVFTEAWTAGIEPLLGERIEIEEAVARVLEPFRNFMAGRVDGDTFSAMAALRPDAAGTAPAPGAPLSILVPSFMLSEIARAFQIGFLLFLPFLIIDLVVAAVLMSMGMMMVPPAIVSLPFKLAFFVIADGWTLVADGLVRGYF
- a CDS encoding FliM/FliN family flagellar motor switch protein encodes the protein MTDQPDPQETTPGELRSPFSSVPIEITISVGKARPLIRDLLKMGRNAVLPLDKRVDDAVELYVGERLIARGELEELEGEQQGQLAVRLTEVADLQDGLG
- a CDS encoding flagellar biosynthesis protein, whose translation is MSVSHLLEDFGTLSSGDTIEMTDVLLEEERLEAFEKGYQAGWDDSVKAQEGQAGHVSAEFARAVEDIDFTQKEAFRTILEGVRPLIMQIVETVLPAVARETLSPRLSEIIMQQVAVHGRRTVLVCVAPGQSAALDVADLGEGQVSVSVEEDATLSPDQVQVRFEDGAEQEIDLHDTIARIATAIDAYFTTALAEEQRKSA
- the fliF gene encoding flagellar basal-body MS-ring/collar protein FliF, with amino-acid sequence MQQLIDIWSGMNARRRVIVTLATVAMFAAVLSLARMASAPSLSLIYAGLESGPAGEVVRALEQRGVAYDVRGGSIFVDSARRDELRMTLASEGLPANSSRGYELLDGLSGFGTTSQMFDAAYWRAKEGELARTILTHPSISSARVHIAKTGNNPFQRDVQPSASVSISTASGGLSAKHAKGLKFLVASAVPGLTPEDVSIIDSEGGLLGMAEETPTNAADDRTDAIRQRVTRLLEARVGPGNAVVEVSVDTVTQTESVRERVIDPGSRVAISTDTEEVANQSTDQGGGDVTVASNLPDGDGAAGDSSSSQVSETRERINYEVSETERQITMVPGAVKRLTVAVLVNGTTTTDANGEEVFEPRSEEELADLRELVASAVGFDEARGDEITLKTMQFELPEPLGTGPQSSFLSNFAFDAMSLIKAAVLAIVALILGLFVVRPVLARQPDGAAQLAAPAGSENSGYSDNIGDFETSQAALTGEIQDDADRPGELPMLSGGGGMGLPSLDSDDQDPVERLRAMISERQDETVEILRSWLEGEEERA
- a CDS encoding flagellar basal body-associated protein FliL; this translates as MNDTEDQVDEPPKKKSKLPLILGLVLALAGGGGGFYAVSSGLILGGGSTEDHTHEQEDLEVKDMPDVAFVPIEPLVISIGGTDVSHLRFRAQLEVRSTYREEVEKLMPRVVDVLNSYLRAVAVEDLSNNSALVRLRAQMLRRVQVVTGGDRVNDLLIMEFVLN